Proteins from a genomic interval of Papaver somniferum cultivar HN1 chromosome 4, ASM357369v1, whole genome shotgun sequence:
- the LOC113272681 gene encoding uncharacterized protein LOC113272681: MKNAVQLNMISVFSINSIQISHLQFIVFLDGTEEEAENLFILLRIFEAITGLSVNYSKGTIISIGANHKVQSTAEILKCRVESLPLKKYLGMSIGANSRCSAIWDSVIEKFQKKLAPWRRKFFTKAGRTGDQTLKDRFPNIFKLATKRDASLQEMVTNGTWNLHLKRNLTQQENPEILQLFAVLGSPPALNDATEDDLICNAPGGFKAQLCYNWLIEKLPESLNAVPYSCTWVQFVPPKIQYFMWTAAQNAIPTVDNLLRRGCQIQTATCDLCNSLPE; encoded by the exons ATGAAGAATGCAGTTCAGCTGAATATGATCTCAGTATTTTCCATCAACTCCATTCAAATTTCTCACCTCCAATTTATAGTGTTTCTTGATGGCActgaagaagaagctgaaaatCTCTTTATCCTTCTGCGGATATTTGAAGCTATAACTGGCTTGAGTGTAAACTATAGCAAAGGTACAATTATAAGCATTGGTGCAAATCATAAGGTTCAATCTACTGCTGAAATTTTGAAGTGCAGAGTGGAGtctcttcctttaaaaaaatactTGGGCATGTCTATTGGAGCAAACTCTAGATGTAGTGCCATTTGGGATTCAGTTATTGAAAAGTTTCAAAAGAAACTAGCTCCATGGAGAAGAAAATTCTTCACTAAAGCAGGAAGG ACAGGTGATCAAACACTAAAAGATAGATTCCCAAATATCTTCAAGCTGGCAACAAAGAGAGATGCTTCACTTCAAGAGATGGTGACTAATGGGACATGGAATCTACATCTAAAAAGAAATCTCACACAACAAGAAAACCCAGAGATACTTCAGCTATTTGCAGTCTTGGGCTCTCCACCAGCTCTTAATGATGCAACAGAAGATGATCTCATTTGTAATGCTCCAGGAGGCTTTAAAGCCCAACTTTGCTATAACTGgttaattgagaagttaccagaaTCTCTGAATGCAGTTCCTTACTCCTGCACATGGGTGCAGTTTGTGCCACCAAAAATTCAATATTTCATGTGGACAGCTGCTCAAAATGCCATTCCTACAGTTGATAACTTGCTCAGAAGAGGCTGTCAAATTCAAACTGCAACTTGTGATCTCTGCAACTCACTTCCAGAATAA